Proteins from one Syngnathus scovelli strain Florida chromosome 9, RoL_Ssco_1.2, whole genome shotgun sequence genomic window:
- the uts2r3 gene encoding urotensin-2 receptor, translated as MDPSGSLSPLSPFTVGPNLSVPATQTPTSPSPSLASTAVFCSFLSLLSLLGILGNLYTLGLLLRRRRSRRRSRAGLSCCFTQVPAPSCLSNPSSLSPSSSPLSSSSSSSSLHLQVLSLALADLLYLFTAPFIVYDSLASDWAFGELGCRLLLSLDLLTMHASIFTLTAMSLDRYRAVARPLHTSSSNSSGLLRVSLAWGLAVALSLPMMITLHLEDGENQEGQLCVPAWDEQSSKAYLSVLFCTSILGPGLAIGALYATLGRLYWVSQTRAPWGSGASTACPARAPKPKVLLLILGIVLAFWACFLPFWIWQLLPLYKPDMLRTVPVGTQVTVNRILTGLTYGNSCVNPFFYTLLTGKRRRNRQTLTSANQLCRKSSPPQ; from the coding sequence ATGGACCCCTCGGGCTCCTTGTCTCCACTTTCCCCGTTCACCGTGGGTCCCAATTTGTCTGTGCCCGCCACCCAGACCCCGACCTCTCCATCTCCCAGCCTGGCCTCCACTGCTGTGTTCTGCTccttcctctccctgctctcccTCCTGGGCATCTTAGGCAACCTGTACACTCTGGGCCTCCTTCTGAGGCGCAGGAGAAGCAGGAGGAGAAGCAGAGCGGGACTCAGCTGCTGCTTCACGCAAGTGCCGGCACCCTCCTGCCTTTCCAATCCGTCTTCGCTCTCGCCCTCCTCCTCTCCCCTGtcctcttcctcgtcctcctcctctcttcACCTGCAGGTGCTGAGCCTGGCTCTGGCTGACCTGCTCTACCTGTTCACCGCCCCCTTCATCGTCTACGACAGCCTGGCGTCCGACTGGGCCTTCGGCGAGCTGGGGTGCCGTCTCCTCCTGAGCCTGGACCTCCTCACCATGCACGCTTCCATCTTCACGCTCACTGCCATGAGCCTGGACCGCTACCGGGCCGTGGCGCGGCCCCTGCATACCTCCTCTTCCAACTCGTCGGGCCTGCTGCGAGTGAGCTTGGCTTgggggctggccgtggcgctgaGCTTGCCCATGATGATCACCCTGCACCTGGAAGATGGCGAGAACCAGGAGGGTCAGCTCTGCGTGCCGGCGTGGGACGAACAAAGCTCCAAGGCCTACCTGAGCGTGCTCTTCTGCACCAGCATCCTCGGGCCGGGCCTGGCCATCGGAGCCCTCTACGCGACTCTTGGCCGACTTTACTGGGTGTCTCAGACCCGGGCCCCGTGGGGTTCCGGCGCTAGTACTGCTTGCCCCGCCCGTGCCCCCAAACCCAAAGTCCTGCTCCTCATCTTGGGCATCGTGCTGGCCTTTTGGGCTTGCTTCCTCCCTTTCTGGATCTGGCAGCTTCTGCCTCTCTATAAGCCTGACATGCTGCGGACCGTACCGGTGGGCACTCAGGTGACGGTGAACCGGATTCTCACGGGACTGACCTACGGAAACTCTTGTGTGAATCCGTTCTTCTACACGCTGCTGACTGGCAAGCGCAGACGCAACCGGCAAACGCTGACGTCGGCAAATCAGCTCTGCCGCAAGAGCAGCCCGCCGCAGTAG